The Thermomicrobiales bacterium genome contains the following window.
GTGAAGAGCGGCGGCAGCGCGGAGAACGGCGTGTTGAACAGGAACGTCCGCACCCCGATTCGGGCATAGTCGGTGACGTGCTGGCGGAAGGTGTCGACCGAGGCAAGCGGCTTCGCATACGCGGAGATGACCCAGCGGATCTCGGACGGGTCGCGGCCGATCTCGCGGCAATAGTCGACGAGGCGCGCGCCATTGGCGGCGAATGCCTCCGGGTCCTCACCGCCATCCCAGAAGTCGGCATACCGGGCGACGTGGCGCAGCATCCGTTTGCCGGCCGTGCCGATCAGCACTGGAATGTGGCCACCGACCGGCTTCGGCGCGAATGGCGCGTTCTCCAGCGCGTAGTGTTGGCCGGCGAATGTCGTCCGTTCCTGCGTCTCCAGCTGCCGCATCAGCGCCAGCGCCTCGCCGACGCGATCGACACGCTCGCCGGCCGGCGGGAACGGGATGCCGTAGGCGGCGTGCTCGCGCTCGTTCCAGCCGGCGCCCATGCCGAGGATGAGCCGCCCGCCCGAGATCTGATCGACGGTGACCGCTTGCTTGAACATGATTGCCGGGTTGCGGTGGGTATTGCCAGTCACCATCAGCCCGAGCCTCAGTCGTTCGGTCCTGACAGCCATCGCCGCCAGCAGCGTCCAGCCCTCCAGACAGATGTCGGTGTCATCCTCACCGAGCGAGAAGAAGTGGTCGAAGAGCCAGGCCGAATCCCAGCCGGTCTCCTCGGCGAAGCGCCAGTGCTCCTCGATCATGCTCAGTGGCCGGCGATGCTGGCCGGTGACGATCCCGAACTCCAGTCGATCCTGCGGCCGCTCACCCATCGATGCGTCTCCTCGCGTCTTCGCTGCTATCCATCTCGCCGTGGGCCAATATCCGTGAGGCCTTTGCTCCGCAACGCTGCGTCGATCCATGAGCGGTCGAGCGTCCCGGCCAGCGTCGCCGCGAGCTGGTCCTGCTCCTGGGCGGCTTTCTCGCTTGCGTCGACGATCAGCCCGCCGAGCAGCGCCGGGGAGAACGCAAGCACGCCGTCCTCGTCGCCGACGACGATGTCGCCGGGGTTGACGACCATGCCGCCGATCGTGACCGGAACGTTGATCTGGCCGGGGCCGTCCTTGTATGGCCCCCGATGGATGACACCGCGCGCGAAGCAGGGGAACTCGGAGGCAGCGATGGCGGCGACATCGCGGATGGCGCCGTCGATCACCAGACCACCCAGCTTGCGGGCGATCGCGTGCGTCTGCATCAGCTCGCCAACCAGCGCGTGGGAAAGGTCGCCGCCGCCGTCGACAACGATGATGTCGCCCGGCGCGGCAAGATCGAGCGCCTTGTGGATCATCAGGTTGTCGCCAGATCGCGTCCGAACCGTGAAGGCCGGCCCGACCATCCGCTGCCCCGGGCGATGATACGGGCGGATCCCGACCGCGCCGGCCAGCCTGCCGAGGCTATCGCTCAGCAGCGGCGTCGCCAGGTCGCGAAGCGGCGCCAGCGCGGCAGGGTCTGGCCGTTTGGTCAGCGTGTTGATGACAAATCCAGGCTCACTCATCTATCGCTCCCTCGTTGTGACACGCCGGTCACTATACGCGACCTCGTCGTGTTGCGATGCTTGTTGCCAAATACCGAGTCCGGGCCTATCATCGGCGCGGTCTCCATAATCAGAGATGGGCCTGGGACTTTTCCGGGCGGTATGGCAGGAGAGTGGCACTATGCCGCAGTTGACTGGTGGCGAGGCAATCGTCGCCTCGCTGATCGCGAATGGCGTCGACACCGTATTTGCGCTCCCCGGCGTCCAGATGGACAATCTGTTCGACGCATTCTACGGCGCACAGGACAAGCTCCGCGTGATCCACACCCGACACGAGCAGTCGACCGCGTACATGGCGTTCGGCTACTCCCAGACGTCCGGCAGGGTTGGCGTTTGTGCCGTTGTCCCCGGCCCGGGCCTGCTGAACGCGGCCGGCGCGCTCTCGACTGCCTGGGCCTGCAACGCGCCAGTGCTGGTGATCGCCGGCCAGATCTGGGAGCACCAGTACGAGAAGAACATCGGCGCCCTCCACGAGATCCCCAACCAGCGCGAGATGATTGCCCACATCATGAAGTCCGCGACCTACATCCCGCAGCCCGAGGACGCCCCGGGCGTGATCCACGAGGCGTTCCGTCATCTGCTCTCCGGTCGCCCGCGTCCGGTCGAGATCGAGATGACGCCGGACATGCTCGGCCGTCAGGCCGATGTTTCGCTGCTCGGCCCAGCCGCGCGCGACGCGTCACCAGCCATCGACCAGGATGCGCTGGAGGCCGCGGCGAAGATCCTCGGACAGGCCAAGTATCCGGTCATCATGGCCGGCGGCGGCGCGATGGATGCTGGCGAGCCACTGCTCGCGCTCGCCGAGACGCTCCAGGCCCCCATCATTCTCACCCCCAACGCCAAGGGCGCCGTCTCCGATCGCGAACCGTATACCATGTCACTACTGGGTGGACATAAGATCTGGGCCCAGGCCGACGCCGTACTGGCGGTCGGCACCCGCTTCGACCGCGCCCTGCTCGACTGGGGCATCGACGGGATGAAGGTCGTCCGCATCGACGTCGACGCGGAGGAGTTCGGCAAGGTTCAGCAGCCGGACGCCGCGATTCTGGCCGACGCAAGCCAGGGGCTGTCGGCGCTGGTCGACGCAGTCGGCAAGCACAACCGCTCCCGCGAGTCGCGAGTCGAGGAGATCGCCGGCGTCCGCGAGGCGGTCGCGGACGAGCTGTTCGAGAAGGGCCAGGTGCTGGCCGAGATCGGCACCGTGCTTCGCGAGGAGCTGCCCGACGACGGCGTCCTTGTTGGCGATGTCACCCAGGTTGCCGTCTACACCGATATGGGCTTCCCGACCTATTACCCGCGCACCTACGTGAGCTCCGGATTCCAGGGGACGCTCGGGTATGGCTACGCGACGTCGCTCGGCGCTCAGGTAGGCGCGCCGGGTCGCAAGGTCATCTCGGTCAACGGCGACGGTGGCTTCCTCTATACCCAGCCCGAGATGGCGACCGCGAAGCAGCACAACATCCCGGTCGTCGCGATCGTCTTCGACGACGGCGCGTTCGGCAACGTCAAGGGTATCCAGCGCACGCGCTACGGTGGCCGCGAGATCGCCTCGACGCTGGAGAATCCGGACTTTGTCAAGCTGGCCGACGCCTTCGGCATGGCCGGCTATCGGGCCGAGACTCCCGAGCAGCTCCGCGCCGTGCTGAAGGAGGCGCTCGCCGTAGACGCCCCGGCGCTGGTCCACTATCCAACAGTGCCGATGCCGATGATCCGCATGCTCTCGCGCGGCAAGGTGCGCTAACTCGTCTGTTGCTGGCACTAGGGAGAGATTCTTCGCTGAGGCTCAGAATGACAAAAAGGCGGGACCGACGTGGATCCCATCGGCTTGTCATCCTGAGCGCGCACGCGAAGGATCTCCTCTACGTTCGACTGTTTCCAGCGTGGGGCGGATTCTTCGGCTGCGGCCTCAGAACGACAAGGAGGCAGGGTTCGGCAGCCAGCCCGCTAGCTTGTCATCCTGAACCGCAGTGAAGGATCTCCCTGCGGTGGGCTGTAGCTGACGGGGGCGGATTCTTCGGCTGCAGCCTCAGAATGACAGAGGAGCGGGGTCGGCAGCCAGCCCGCTAGCTTGTCATCCTGAGCGCGCACGCGAAGGATCTCCCCGCGTTGGACTGTCACATGCCTGGGGGCGGATTCTTCGCTGAGGCTCAGAATGACAAAAAGGCGGGACCGACGTGGATCCCATCGGCCTGTCATCCTGAGCGCGCACGCGAAGGATCTCTCCAGCGTTGGACTGTATCGAGTGGGTGGGAGATCTTTCGCTGTGGCTCAAGATGACAGAGGAAGGGGTAGGCTACCGATCGGACCGTCAGGCGTTGACAGCCCACTGAGAATGAGAGCGTCACCTGGCGTGAACCTGCCCCGCATCCTCGACCTGTTGCTGACCTGCGAAGCGGCCGGCCATGTCGACATGGAGCTGCACTCGACCGGGCTGCGGCTGACGCTGACGAACCCCGCGTTCGACGTCGGCCGCTACACGCTGCCGATCGAGGAGGATGGCCGGCTGCTGGGCTTCGGCGTCCTCTGGCGGGGACGCGTCCTCGGCATGCTCGTCCACCCGGCGGCCCGTGGGCGGCTCGAAGAACGCATGCTCGACTGGGCCCTGGCGACCGTGCGGGCGGACGGTGTTGAGACGCTGATCGCGCTCTGCCGGTCGGACGACGCGCTCACTCGTGAGGTCTACGAACGGCGCGGCTTCCGGCTTCGCGAGGAGGAGCTGCGGATGGGCCGGCCGTTGGAAGCGCCGATCCCTTCGCCGTCGCTCCCCGACGGCTTCACCCTTCGCGCGCTCGACGTTGCGCATGAGCTGGACGCCTGGCTGGGTCTCTACGCCGACGCTTTCGGGCCCCGCGAAAGCCAGCTGCGGACGTGGCGGGCCTTCCGCGACGATCCCGACTACGACAACGCGCTCGACCTCGTGATCGCCGACCGAGACGGCCGGCTCTCCGCCGCCTGCACCTGCTCGATCGCCGCAGCGGAGCTGGCCGTGATCCGGCCGCGCGAGGGACGCACCGAGCCGGTGATGGTCCGCGAGGACTGCCGGGGCATCGGGCTTGGCCGGGCCGTCGTCGTGGCCGGCCTGGCGGCGCTCCGCGCGCGCGACATCGAGATGGCGACGCTCACCACCGAGGCGGACAACGCCATCGCTCACCGTCTCTACGAATCGCTCGGCTACCGGCTGCTCTACACCGGCTGCTGGCACGAGCGGGTCGTCTGACTACTGGCGATCGAGGTTCAGCGCGACGCTATTCATGCAGTACCGCAGACCGCCACGATCCGCCGGGCCGTCCTC
Protein-coding sequences here:
- a CDS encoding LLM class flavin-dependent oxidoreductase translates to MGERPQDRLEFGIVTGQHRRPLSMIEEHWRFAEETGWDSAWLFDHFFSLGEDDTDICLEGWTLLAAMAVRTERLRLGLMVTGNTHRNPAIMFKQAVTVDQISGGRLILGMGAGWNEREHAAYGIPFPPAGERVDRVGEALALMRQLETQERTTFAGQHYALENAPFAPKPVGGHIPVLIGTAGKRMLRHVARYADFWDGGEDPEAFAANGARLVDYCREIGRDPSEIRWVISAYAKPLASVDTFRQHVTDYARIGVRTFLFNTPFSALPPLFTELAERVIPELKEQYAAGDLA
- a CDS encoding thiamine pyrophosphate-dependent enzyme, which codes for MPQLTGGEAIVASLIANGVDTVFALPGVQMDNLFDAFYGAQDKLRVIHTRHEQSTAYMAFGYSQTSGRVGVCAVVPGPGLLNAAGALSTAWACNAPVLVIAGQIWEHQYEKNIGALHEIPNQREMIAHIMKSATYIPQPEDAPGVIHEAFRHLLSGRPRPVEIEMTPDMLGRQADVSLLGPAARDASPAIDQDALEAAAKILGQAKYPVIMAGGGAMDAGEPLLALAETLQAPIILTPNAKGAVSDREPYTMSLLGGHKIWAQADAVLAVGTRFDRALLDWGIDGMKVVRIDVDAEEFGKVQQPDAAILADASQGLSALVDAVGKHNRSRESRVEEIAGVREAVADELFEKGQVLAEIGTVLREELPDDGVLVGDVTQVAVYTDMGFPTYYPRTYVSSGFQGTLGYGYATSLGAQVGAPGRKVISVNGDGGFLYTQPEMATAKQHNIPVVAIVFDDGAFGNVKGIQRTRYGGREIASTLENPDFVKLADAFGMAGYRAETPEQLRAVLKEALAVDAPALVHYPTVPMPMIRMLSRGKVR
- a CDS encoding GNAT family N-acetyltransferase — encoded protein: MNLPRILDLLLTCEAAGHVDMELHSTGLRLTLTNPAFDVGRYTLPIEEDGRLLGFGVLWRGRVLGMLVHPAARGRLEERMLDWALATVRADGVETLIALCRSDDALTREVYERRGFRLREEELRMGRPLEAPIPSPSLPDGFTLRALDVAHELDAWLGLYADAFGPRESQLRTWRAFRDDPDYDNALDLVIADRDGRLSAACTCSIAAAELAVIRPREGRTEPVMVREDCRGIGLGRAVVVAGLAALRARDIEMATLTTEADNAIAHRLYESLGYRLLYTGCWHERVV
- a CDS encoding RraA family protein, with the protein product MSEPGFVINTLTKRPDPAALAPLRDLATPLLSDSLGRLAGAVGIRPYHRPGQRMVGPAFTVRTRSGDNLMIHKALDLAAPGDIIVVDGGGDLSHALVGELMQTHAIARKLGGLVIDGAIRDVAAIAASEFPCFARGVIHRGPYKDGPGQINVPVTIGGMVVNPGDIVVGDEDGVLAFSPALLGGLIVDASEKAAQEQDQLAATLAGTLDRSWIDAALRSKGLTDIGPRRDG